The following proteins come from a genomic window of Yinghuangia sp. ASG 101:
- a CDS encoding cytochrome P450, with translation MTARTTGRLRGNLSLHRRKARLWTSAALGDPVSAVLCLPRGAAGYARYERIRERGDLVRGRSGLYMTASHRICDEVLRSDAFGAVPTTVSKVRLRASPEEREGGPVLVHPLDDSFASVDPPDHTRLRKIVAPWFTPHALRSRRQFVEQVVAERLDRLAPTTSLDLISEFAVQVPSLVICDLLGLPTTDHDRFVRWGIEFGAIVDGARTPGEFRRTRALLDEMSRYFSALVEERRRHPGPDLVSRMVEAEREGAMTREGVVATSEALLIGGFVTTSNIIGNGVLALLAHPEQREVFTADLDQSDRVVEETLRLDAPAQYSVRIVRRACEVGGVELPVGTPVVTLLAAANRDPEVFPDPARFDLSRPNLREHLSFAAGIHYCIGAGLARMEGEIALRALFERFPLLRQTGPARYCPSRVIRGPMSLPMRCS, from the coding sequence GTGACCGCGCGCACGACGGGGCGCCTGCGCGGAAACCTGTCGCTCCACCGCAGGAAGGCACGACTGTGGACCAGCGCCGCCCTGGGCGATCCCGTCTCCGCGGTGCTGTGCCTGCCCCGCGGCGCGGCGGGCTACGCACGCTACGAGCGGATACGCGAGCGGGGTGACCTGGTCCGGGGCCGTAGTGGGCTGTACATGACCGCCTCTCACCGCATCTGCGACGAGGTCCTGCGCAGCGACGCGTTCGGCGCCGTACCGACCACCGTGTCCAAGGTACGGCTGCGCGCATCGCCCGAAGAGCGGGAAGGTGGTCCCGTCCTCGTACACCCGCTCGACGACTCGTTCGCGTCCGTTGATCCCCCGGACCACACTCGACTGCGGAAGATCGTGGCCCCCTGGTTCACTCCCCACGCGCTGCGGTCCCGCAGGCAGTTTGTCGAGCAGGTCGTCGCCGAGCGGCTGGACCGCCTTGCGCCGACCACGTCCCTGGACCTGATCAGCGAATTCGCCGTCCAGGTGCCGAGCCTGGTGATCTGTGACCTCCTCGGCCTGCCGACGACGGATCACGATCGTTTCGTCCGGTGGGGGATCGAATTCGGTGCCATCGTCGACGGCGCACGCACCCCAGGAGAGTTTCGCCGCACGCGGGCCCTTCTCGATGAGATGTCCCGGTACTTTTCCGCTCTCGTCGAGGAGCGCCGACGACATCCGGGGCCGGACCTGGTCAGCAGAATGGTGGAGGCGGAGCGCGAGGGAGCAATGACGAGGGAGGGAGTCGTCGCCACCAGCGAGGCGCTTCTGATCGGCGGTTTCGTCACGACATCGAACATCATCGGCAACGGCGTGCTCGCACTGCTTGCCCACCCGGAGCAACGCGAGGTGTTCACAGCGGACTTGGACCAGTCCGACCGCGTCGTCGAGGAAACACTCAGGCTCGATGCGCCGGCCCAGTACAGCGTCCGCATTGTCCGTCGAGCGTGCGAGGTCGGCGGGGTCGAACTACCCGTCGGCACCCCCGTCGTCACCTTGCTGGCGGCTGCCAACCGTGACCCCGAGGTTTTCCCGGATCCGGCACGCTTCGATCTGAGCCGCCCGAACCTCCGGGAACACCTGTCCTTCGCCGCGGGCATCCACTACTGCATCGGGGCGGGACTGGCACGAATGGAGGGCGAGATAGCGCTGCGCGCCCTATTCGAGCGTTTCCCCCTGCTCCGACAAACGGGCCCGGCCCGCTACTGCCCCTCGCGCGTGATTCGGGGACCCATGTCCCTGCCAATGCGCTGCTCCTGA